In Aedes albopictus strain Foshan chromosome 3, AalbF5, whole genome shotgun sequence, the following are encoded in one genomic region:
- the LOC109433146 gene encoding uncharacterized protein LOC109433146 codes for MAQSAINTTLEPFRKGNSFGDWVERLGFFFDMNKIPDEEKRAHFITLSGPIIFRELKLLYPNSNLAEVPYEEMITKLKARLDKTESDLVQRLKFNVRIQQPDESLEDFVLSVKLQAEFCNFENFKKMADRIVARIRDRALQQRLLNEEKLTLETAEKLIATWEIARNNAKNMDYGNTADQIASMKAKGFPGSRLNNLAATLQLVARTNRGNRDDERNRGPVKSRLGHAPYQRGQWKSKQWQSGRRSDQEERNRSSTRPDYSQIVCDFCGVQGHIRRKCFKLKNMHRDAVNLVTPNTSASNPDEYLSELVNRMQTETDSENEDDGSNWKRSNRSTSRTAAHQ; via the coding sequence ATGGCTCAATCAGCCATTAATACTACTTTGGAACCTTTCCGTAAAGGAAACTCTTTTGGGGATTGGGTGGAGCGTCTAGGGTTCTTTTTTGATATGAATAAAATTCCTGATGAGGAAAAACGTGCTCATTTCATTACGCTCAGTGGACCCATTATTTTTAGAGAGTTAAAGTTATTGTACCCTAATAGTAACCTTGCTGAAGTTCCTTATGAGGAAATGATCACTAAGCTAAAGGCACGACTCGATAAAACAGAGTCAGATTTGGTGCAGAGATTAAAGTTTAATGTGAGAATACAGCAACCGGATGAATCGTTAGAGGATTTCGTGTTGTCTGTAAAGCTCCAggccgagttttgcaactttgaaaattttaagaaaatggcTGATCGCATTGTTGCCAGGATCCGGGACAGAGCTCTCCAACAAAGGTTGCTGAACGAAGAGAAGCTAACTTTGGAAACAGCAGAGAAACTTATAGCGACCTGGGAAATTGCCAGGAACAATGCGAAAAATATGGATTATGGCAACACTGCGGACCAGATAGCATCAATGAAAGCGAAAGGTTTTCCTGGATCAAGGCTCAATAACTTAGCAGCTACCTTGCAATTGGTAGCTAGAACAAACCGTGGTAATAGAGATGATGAGCGAAACCGCGGACCAGTTAAAAGTAGGCTAGGACATGCTCCATACCAGCGAGGACAATGGAAGAGTAAGCAATGGCAGAGCGGGCGAAGATCAGACCAGGAAGAAAGAAATCGCTCATCGACGCGTCCTGATTATTCTCAAATAGTTTGTGACTTTTGCGGAGTGCAAGGTCATATTAGGCGAAAATGTTTCAAATTAAAAAACATGCATAGAGATGCTGTTAATTTGGTTACCCCGAACACCTCTGCATCTAATCCGGACGAATATTTGAGTGAACTTGTCAACAGGATGCAAACGGAGACTGACAGTGAAAATGAAGATGATG